The DNA sequence GGGCAAACTGAGGTGATGCCATCATATCCGCATTTCTTGATTCCAGTTTCAGCAAGGTCTGACAGATCTGGGCGAAACTGGCTCTTATCAACTATTAAATGTGAGGGCATTTATTTGGGTAAagtcagttgtgtgtgtgtgtgtgtgtgtgtctgcttgtgtggtatttatttatctatttggggggggggggggggtatgatgTGAACATTGTCTCTGTCGAATACTGATTGTGCTATGTTAGCGTGCATGTTACCCTTAGTGCAGATCTGTGACACGTTCACACACCTTTCTCAAAATATTAGAAGTGGATATTGTTGTACCGCATGTAGCCTCGGCTATGGAACAAATTATTAGCtccaaaaaagaacaaaaaaggggGTGTGTCCCGAAAACAGTCGCATACCATGAAGAACATCATGTCAGTCGATAAGTGTGTATGATTATGTACTGTGAATAGATAAAAAGGGAGGCGCCAgttgaatttaaaaacattgtcacCCCTGTTGAAAACAGACGCACGTCAAGGCGGGACCTGCCCACATTGCTACACTCGCTCGAGCAGGAGGCGAGTCGATAGGACTGACAGTAGGAACCCACGCCAAGTGAAGTTGCGTGGTGGAGACAAACACGAGAAACGTGGGTTTTGCTTATTCGCAGTTTCTGCTGATGTAACTATTCATCTGGCTCCAATTGTCCGAAAGCACTGGAGAGCACCAGGAACTCCACTGCCAGCGAATTGGATTCACGCAGGTAAAACGGACAACGAAAGCAGACTTTGAAACAGATACTTACTACATATCTTGTCAGATACATCTGTGAGACAAGGGTTCATTTTTGAATACCTACACATTTGCGtttacagacgcacacactgacGACTGAATCCAAACAAGACGTCTTTACGGATGcatgcaaaatatatatttttaaaaagcggtGCTGTGCACcgtggttaaaaaaatgttttcataaatagTGGATGGTAGTGATGTTGTATAATCTTGTATGTTCGAAGcaatgtgtatacatgtatgtgcattttggggagggcgggggacgCGAGAATTGTTGAATGATCGCGGTCGCATGAATGTCAGTATTCCATCTAACAAGAGACACGAGCCACAAAATGCCATTCGTCACACTTATCAATCGCATAAACCACCATAGATAGTTGTGATTGATCCTCTCTGACGGGTATGTGACCAGACTAGCTGTGCGAAGATAATGCTCAGTGTCATCTCCCTCTCCATAACATGCTGTCAATAATTATCATTCCTGATCGGTAGCAAGGTCAGTTGCgtttctgcatgcatgtgtgtatactgCTTTGCATTCACGTGTAACCTTCACTGAAATGCGTCACTAGACAGTCATGTTTCCCTGTTGATTTCTTCACTTTGAACCCAATGTGAGACATCTCTGGTGTTCACTGCTGTTGCAGTTCATATTTGGCCACCGGCGAGGAATTCCCACTTTTTTGTAGCAAAAAGTAaccgtgtgtgcgcgcgcgtatgtttgtgtgtgtaaggtaACCTTGCATGATGACGTCTAAGTCTTTTATGTTGAAATCTACCTGGGATATTGTCAACAAGTGACCTATCTGAAATGCAACTGGTTGGctaaatgttgcattttaataattacTGTTATCAATTTCGACAATGTGGGTCAGACTGCGTTTTACGTCACCAATCATAAGGGTGGATTCTGGCGAAGGGTGCTGggtgtttttgctgttgtttacAGGCAGGACCGTAATTGTTGGCACCCTTGATATAGATTCCcaaaaaaggctgtataaaataaacaacacaggtTATGAGTTAtatttcatgctgaaaaaattGGGAAATTATATCTATTTACATCAATATAATTGTTCatagaaaaaaagttttgataTGCGTCATTTCTGAATATTATTAGTGCAAAATATGTTACAGATGTCATACCCTCGTCTTTCTTCTTTCTGTCCTAAAGGTAGAGGTCCTAGGAGCACTGACCGCACCCAGCGTGGAGAGGGGGGAGCCTGACCAAGaagagggggtgtgtggggtggacGTGCTGCACATtttgagcttcagctgcagtgttgCATTACTCCCGGGGCTAATAAAGAGGAGAACACATACTTTTCACTTTCGCATGGACTCAGAGCTTTGTGTCCTCTCACAGTAACACTGTGAACCTGCGAAAACACCCAGGTAGGACCCCAGAACTCCGTGCTCGGTGTGCTCAGCGGTCCAACGTAGAATGTGAGCACAACGCGCCGTGCCAGGGGAATGCTGGATAGGTCCTCCTCTCACTGCCAGGACGACGGAACCGCCGCGAGGctaggggggcggggccatggtgatgtcacagggcaCCTACACCTTCCTCACCTGTTTTGCGGGGTTCTGGCTGGTGTGGGCCCTTGTGGTCCTGCTCTGCTGCTTCTGTAACTCCCTGCAGCGCAGGCTGAAGCGCCGGAGGGAAAGGAGGCTCCGCCAACAGATCCTGGACCCGCCTCCCGCTGGGGAGcccccccagggccccgcccctccccccgtcccccaggGGAGCTGGACCACACCCCCAGGTAGCGCTGCCTTATCTTTTCTCAGGACTGATCTGTCCCTGCTTTTCTTCTCCCAACAGTCAATTTAAATGCACCCTCTTCAATACTCAGTAATGTCTGCACACCGAATCTGGCTATATGGAATATTTTAACTTACAGGTGCTGGCAAAATTTGAAAGCCCTCAAAAACGAATATATCAAATCGTATTAAATAATTTCGTTTTGAATTTTGGTGAAAATAtatgtttcttcttcttctataaGTCTTATGTAAGACTTAGAAGATGTAATCGAGAGGAACAGGTCACTGTGTTTAAAATGATCATTGGATCTAGATGCAGAAATGACAGGCAAATGTGAGCCTGTCTTAAAGCTCTTAGAGACATTGTGACTTCACATTCAAAAGCAAAACTACCATCACACTAGTCTGGGAATGAGAGAGGGTTGGAGaccatattttctttattatctgattctttttaaaattgtatatatttgtgtgattATTACCCATTGGCTTATATAGTTGTAGAGCAGTTCAATAAATCTAATCGTTCTGTTATGACACCAGATTcactaaaatattaataagaaaGAAACACATACTGAGAAATTAATGATATATGGCCAAATTGTATAAAGTCCTGCACATTGGTGAAAATCTAATAAAGTACAATAGAACCTCTGAGACATGGGGAAATGCATTGGGAAaagcaaatattattattatgctacAGCATGCCACTTTGGttaaatgtgagagtgtgttcaGTTTTATTCATGGAAAATGTGGCTTATGGGAGTGGCCTATGGAAAGGGTGGGGTCTGGGGGTGGTGAGGGACCTGTAAGGTCTTACAGGAGAGAGTGATGTGAGACTGACAGGAAAGAGAGCTTTGAGCATCATAGCTGGGTTTAAGGCCTGGGTTTACAACAGGGGGTCTGCAGTACTGTAGGTACTGTAGGAGGTTCCTGGTCAGTCATGGTAGACAATGATTATATTacagatttgggaaaatatttgaaaacaaaacaccattGTAATGTAACCCTTTTAACTTATGACAGGGATCCCCTGGATGTCTTTGAGCCAATGTAGGGGTCACTGGATCATAAATTGTTGAAAAACGCTGGTATTAGGAATGAGTGATGTATCccagaagaaaataataataataagcttttCCACAATAACTCAACAGTAATATTTAAGAATAGCTTCCATGTATATTTGGAAAACATTACTCCCATGGTAGGGGAGAGGAAACATGTGGCATGCCTGTAACTACATTGATTCACTCTCACTGCCTGTGTGGAATGCTCCTAGAGTGCTGAACCTGAGTCAGGCAACCAATCATGTGTCAGCTTTTCATGTCACATGATATGTGACATAGCTATTGCGTAAATTTAACAAGCAACACTAACTCTACACTGGGTCCTACACCCCAtaggtgcctgtgtgtgattgtgctttGTCTAACGTTTTCACAGCTATCTGTGCTACTCTTTCACTGTAGCCGCTAACAGCAGTAACCGCACCGCCGGCAAATAAAGTTTCCTTCATACCATCTGAACCGTAGCTCCCTGCCCTCATCTGGGGTTGTAATTTTCTATCTGACAGTCCTCACACAGCAGGAAACACTGGCAGGCTCTCCGTATTGGGTGGGAGCAATctgacacagaacacagtgtaCTGACTGTATTCGGTGTTCAGTGTGcactccttttctctcttcaaCGGTTCGTTGTATCATTTTCACAGGTAGTTTTCCATTATGTTTCCTACACAAGGTCACAAACGTGACATCAATGATTTACTATTATCAGCTATTAATAATTGCGAGGTTACATCCTCTGTAACCCCTCtgtaaaactacatttttatttgtccaGAGTCCAGTGCTCTTATCATTTCTTGTAAATGTAAGCAGGGCTTTGGTGCTGGATAATTGTCTCCTGAAGTTTGGTTCACctgttttgtctctgtctcacatGTGTGGGCTCATGTTCCTGCACAAGCTTTTCATTTGTGTAGCATATCTTGAATGAACAGTGTATAGTGCCTACGACTGGCCCAGATTTCTTTGTGGCATAATCAATTTCCTGTCTACCACTGCTTTCTCCGCCCTTCCAGTGAATACTGGAAAGTGTATAACTCACGTGGATCCACTATATAACCAATATGGATGTACGTGTTTTCTTTCatattgtaagttgctctggatacaaaagcatttgctaaatgccaaaatgtaaaccttattgttgccatggcaacagaacacTGAGatcctgctttctgtttttcacaagATCTTTCCGGAAAGCCGCCAAGCTACGAGGATGCTGTGCTGATGGaggaccccccgcccccctacaGCGCGATCCTGGCCGACGCCCGTAGGGGGACGCACCCCGAACCCAAGGGCAGGACAGCTAGAGAGCCGGAGAGCTCCGAGACCAGCAAGACAGCCCCAGACAGCGCGCTCTCCAAGCGGGCCGGGCGGGGCTACTCCTCCGTCATTCACCTGCCCACGGCTGCACACTGTGACTCCCAgagccctctcctctccaccctgGAGCTGAACTGCAACAATCTCCCCAACGCCGGCCTCGTGCCTGGGACTACGCACAATCCCGCCCTCGTACCTGGAACTACGCACAACCCCGCCCTCATACCTGGGGCCACACCCGCTGACCTAAGACTGGGTCCACCCCTGCTGGACCGTACCTATGCCCTGCCCACCGCTTTTCCTATTTTCGGAAGGAGTACAGCAGTGTGACTGACCCTTACTGTGTGATTGACCCAGACTTACACTGTCATATGCACGCAAACatgtacgcatacacacacttcctcactctctctctcacacgtgaaatcacacaagagcgaacacacacacaccgtagtTCATAGGatcaatatagcacaatgtcaTTACAAACAAAATCAGAAAATTTCACCAAAATATACGCAACAACAAAAGCTGGGCATATGAATGCTTTTCTTCCTTGTATTTATGGGGATAATGGAACAGGCTTCCAAGTGTCACCACCATATGCTTTGGACTAATTGAAATATATGTGCAGCTTTGAATTAGTTAAAAGCATCAGTTTAGGCATTCAAAGGTATGTAAGAGAGAGAATGTTTTAGTTCTCTCAGGTAAATGCCAAATGGAACTAAGGCGGGAGCCTTCCCTTTTAATAAGCCTGCAGTCACAAACTGCTGCTCAGAATTTTCTAGACCTCTGGGAACTGGCTTCAGAATTTtgttaaatgagaaaaattgcTAAACGTGGCCAGTACCTTTTGCAAGGCCATGCCGTTGAGGTTCTTTTGaaccatttattttatcttgcGTTCAGGTATTAAAAAGTCTTTGCTGCTTCTCTCCTTTAATCTTTATCATTCTGAATCAGTCTTACTGTATTTTCACACAATGTACAGGCCTTTTGgtctacagcacagagctataTATTTGTATCAAGCTACAGTATAGTGTCAGAAATGTTAACTGAACACGAAGAGAAGCGATCctcaactctggtcctggaaaCCCTGGGCTCTGATGGTTttcgttgttactcagcacttaattgagcAATTAAAGCACTTCACTtgaaatcagcaaccaattaaGATTCAAGAAAGTAGATGAGTTGAGTTGcagacaaaaaccagcagatcccGAGTTTGGGACCCCTGCTATAAAAATTAGTTGCAATTAAATCAACGGAAAGATGTCATCAGCCCCCTGCACTGCACTTATACAGATTAAAGCACTTGGCACAGTCTTGATACCAGGTTCTGAAATGTGTAGAaatggcatgtttttttattttatattacagtaATTAAACAGCATAAGACTCAACTAGACTTGAGCTATACTGTGTTGAATGTCATTGCATGAGCACATTTCTTTGTTGGAATAATATTTTGATTGACTGATTCAATATTATCCAATAATGCTATAAAGCAATTACCTATGGAAATGATTTTAATAGAAGTATGAATCATTCTGTCAGTTACAGTTTCTCAGTATAAGTGTGTAGCATTCAGTGTTAAAACATCTAAGACCAGAGACCTCTAAGTTCTGTGTTCAATTCAGAGCATGAGAGCAATAATTAaactggtcatgtgacacatagCTGGAATTTTTTCTCACTGTCTGTGCAAATTTtgcatctgatttttttttttcactcttctTGTCTTGTGCTGGGGGAATAGTCACCTGCTCTGATTCCTACCTTGTGCTTGGGGGATAGTCACCTGCTCTGATTCCTGCTTTGTGCTGGAGGAATAATCACCCTGTCTGATTCCTGCCTTGTGCTGTGGGAATAGTTACTCTGTTTGTTTCCTGCCTTGTGCTGGGGGATAGTCACGCTGTTTTATTCTTGCCTTGTGCTGTGAGGATAGTCACCCTGTTTTATTCTTGCTTTGTGCTGGAGGAATAATCATCCTGTTTGTTTCCTGCCTTGTGCTGTGAGGATAGTCACCCTGTTTTATTCTTGCTTTGTGCTGGGGATAGTCACCCTGTTTTATTCCTGCCTTGTGCTGGGAGGATAGTCATACTCTCTGATTCCTGCCTTGTGCTGGGGGAATAGTCACCCTGTCTGATTTTTGCCTTGTGAATCATCTCAGATGTCATCTCGAAAACTATTCTTACATTATCGCCTGGAAGGGAATTCTCTGTAGACTGTGGCACTAGAGCCacagtaattgcatttttcatgtcAGAGCGGAGATGCATTGTTTTGTCCCATGTGAATTAGAGGCAAGTCTGTCTGAAATCTGTATTTTCAACCTCTGAAAGAGCCTTAATCAGTTCATCAACAGTcatctaatttatttatttttttggctgtgtgctCTGGTTTACTGAAGTGGCTTGTTTTTGTGTACcatttaagtcagtgttctgcaCTCCCTGATCGTAGAGAGCCACAAGCTCTGCTAGGtcttgttttcaccttaaaatcagcaaccaattcagaccaaAGTAACCAGGTGAAGTTTGTTATCTGTGtcatcaactgctctaattgattaaGTGTAGAGTGACaatgaaaaaccagcagagcctgcggctctccaggaccagggctgcagaCCCCTGCTTTCAGCTTTAAGGCTGGGGTATTTCAAACTGACATTTTGGAGGAGGGTCTCAGCATTTGCCGGTTTTAATTATTTCCTTTCAATAAGCTGCTAATGTTGGCCTTGGAAACTGTGTGAACTTTCTGACTGACCTATGACTTGGTTAGTCAGAAAGTTCTGGATCACTGAAGTATGTAACGCACCAACAACAATCAGACACTATGGCCCCTCCAGGGCTAgaatcacacactcctgctctaaGGACGAGTGATTGATTGGTTTCAAACCTATTTTAGGCTCAACAGTGGGAAAGCCTAtgattttctttgctttgaaagACAAAGCATCATCATATTTTCCTGTCATTTTATGGTACGTCCCTCAATTAGGAGCAGTCAGCCGCCTGTCGGCTCCAattagtttgttttgtgttccgATGCATTCATAGCGCTTACATAAACATGAAGGACAGGGGGTCCAATCTCACCAACTGGAGGAATCCACCCCATCGGTTTATGTGGGTTGCTTAGCAACGACCTGAGAGCTTGTCTCGAGCTTATGTACCAGGAAGGGATGGGAGGCAGCTGTGGCCTCAGGAAACAGAAATACCACAAGGACAGATTTCATAAGAGGTTGTTACTCCAAGAAAGAGCAGTAAAATTTCAAAACACTCCAGCTGACCCCTGAGGATTTTCAACAAAACACATTGctacatttaaatgcacattcaaAGAGAAGAATTTTACTTTGAATGTTGATGAAAAtggatgtttctttttaaattgtcagTAATCTGTTGGAATTTCACTGGTCTCATGAGGGTTGAAATTAGCCTGTGACACAGGTCTGATGTGGATAGATACAAGACAACAAGTTAATTCTATTTCTGTAATTGTCTTCTCTTATAATTgtgaattttttcattttcagctgtgcattATTTGGTAAATGATATTTATTATCCAAGTGTCGGTCCATTTTCACAAGGATTCTTCAGAGCATATCTAAGGGACTTTTAAACCCAGTGAAGATGGACAAGTGatgcaaaggtcaaaggtcaacaaTTTAATTCTgagaatgagccacccagcactGCCTGGAAGGTTTGAGAATCCTTTATTAATGTACACCAGCTCTTACAGAACGGTCTTACCATGTCACAGAAAAAGGCttgtgctttctttctttctttctttattcagaAACTAGGTATATGAAAACTGGATGGAAAAAAGATGAGCATTATGTAAGAAAGGAACAAGAACGGAAGAAAGCAGAAATCTTGGAGGGTGTATCCTGGGGAGaggaatgaaataaacaaaatggagtttaacggtgaatgagagagaaaatgaaaatgccgTCGGGTCACAGGTTAATGTTAAAGAAACTCATTGATTGTGAGAGCTTATTGACCCCGCCCTCACCTCTCTCAATACTGAAAATCCCCAGTTACCTTATGTATGCATGGCAACACACAGGACAGGTAGGTAGCAATTACAAATGGCATCAGCAATACTACTACTAAATATATAATCATTATTCACACCACAAGGATTGTTTCTTTTATTGCTTACTCAGCTCCaccccattttttaaaaatattaaagtgCCTTTaattaaagccccccccccccccccccccctttcagcaAAGTTCCTTTTCGTTAGAGTTTCACATTGCACTGacataaaactgcaaaaaatatgTCTCCTCATAAAAGATGGAAACAGtggtattacatttttaattttattttttgctctaaTGTGTGGAGCTGGGAGAGCGagagtattttattaaaaaatggaaacGGCATTAAGCTTCTTCATTCTGCCAGGAGTGatgaaaactatttttcagCTTAAACCTCTGATCAAAATATAGCCCATGCTGATTTCAGAGTAACatgtatctatatatatataaagatgtattattattatttttattttttatcaaagtcttttttttcctcgctctctctttctggtTCCTTTTTGAAAACATAGTCATTCTAGTATATTTtactaaatgcatttacaaatcTCTGATATACCAATTTAATCTACAGTTTTTTTGGCCAAAAATTCTAATGCTGTATGTAAAGATATATGAGGACCATAACCAATAGCACACACTCAGTCTTagacacatgcataaacacaataCAAACCTAACCTACCCGAActccctcacacatacacgcacacacatagacgcacgcacacacacacacacgcacacacgcacacatccacatCTAATTTATTGCAGAGCTAGATACTGACACCTATTAACTGAATATCATTCCTCATTAATTGCTGTGTCCAAAACCCGAAAATAAGAAGGGGtgttgggaagggggggtgtgaCAGCAGGTCTCCCTCCTCTCAACAGGACAGACAAAAACTGTTAAGCAGCTACTGAGCATGTGCTGGGTTCCATTAAGACATGCTGGATTTTGTTAAATGTCCCAGGTTTGGGATAGGTTCCGTGCCATTGCTAGCAAACAGACCTgggcaaaataattatttgaaatacttcaaCCTCTTAGACCCTAGTAAAGGTCctaaaggttttattttttttttttaaacgtcacATATTAAAATGCTTTCTTCTTATGACTGTTCATTTTGGTAAGTGACACGTTTTGTTGAAAACACCAAGGGatctgtattgttttgtaattttccCGGTGCTAATAAATCCAAGCACTTCAAAAAGgtatttggcccaggtctggTGGGGAACGTGTAGCAGTCTGCAAGGGGAGCAAGTCCGTAACGCACTCAGCACACGATACAAAGACAAAAAGAGCTAAACTGGCATCTTTAACACTAACCTGGATATAATCTACTATTTTGATTGTTTCATAGGTTCTTTTTGTATGCAagacattattacattattacattattacatttttgtaacatttttgtgtttcagcAGGTGGCCCTCCCTCTTCATTCCTCTGCCCCAtactcttcctcctccatcaCAGGGTCTGCGTCCCAGCAGGTGATGTCAATCTCTGCGGGGCATATGTGAACACAGGGCAATATTAGGCATTATTGAGTGGCAGGGGATCCGAAGAACCGAAGAAAGAAGAGATATTACAGGACGACAACCTCCATAATTCCTTccgataaaaaaacaaaacaaaaaaacataggaACAGAATTGTAGTTTGTGGAATTTATATTCTATGCTCtcctatttatttacttttaatgtTGTTATTTTACTAAACAGATTTACAATAAAATGATTCAGAAATGATCACTTTATACACTTTCGACAGCGTGTGTTTTATCACGTACAGTGATAACAGTATAATGTTTGAAGTATTGAAGTATTTTTATGAAGTAAAAAATGCAGAGGCTTTCAGCTGTCCCCAGCTGCACCCCCTTCAAGGGTACGGGTCCAGCTGCCACTTTGTGAGCGGATCACACGTAGGCCTCACCTGGAGGTTTGTTATACAACACTGGCATCGGGGTCTCCTTTGAAGAGCACTCTTCTGATTGGGcaaactcctcctcctgcgACTGGCTGAAGTAGCCTTCGctggcctgcacacacacgcgcacacacgcacggaaACAACCGTTAGTTTCCTGCTAACACACTTCAGGAACTCAACAAGAATGCAGTGGTACGAGATGCCCTGTGGTTTTAAAGCGGTATGGTACGCTAGCACCCTTGTACTTGCTTCTGTAGCCACATCTGAAAGCGCTGTCAATATTGCTTTCACGGTTCACTGCATTGGAGTGCCATCTAGCGGCAGAGAAAGAGCCATGCttttgcaattttatttattttatgtgggCCATTACAGGCAGCCAATGTAAATCACATTGGAATAGTGCTCAGTTTGTCTGTAGCAGGCTATATCAGGCATAGGACTACCAGTTAGGGTCACTTCAGTTTCATTACAGTTCAGTCAATAAACTACTTTCATTGAAATTTGatccaatttaatttaaaaatccataGAAAAGTatggccattttaaaattaatttcttgaattgaaatgaaaacaacccCAGCACTGAAGGTGATACACAGTGCgggtgtatttttgttttgttttggtgtaGCACTGTTAATAAGTACTGTAAGTTGTCAGTAAGTTTCTTCTTGTTTCATCTGGGGAAGGCCCTTACAAAGCTTGGGAGACATAAAGCTGAAAGCTCTGCCACCAGCTTTACATTTCAAATTGGTTTTTAAACTTTGAACCTGTGCTCCTTCTTTAAGCAGGCTGTCCCCATTGGTGAGGAGCAGATGTCCGTCATCTAGTTCCTGGCTGTCAGATCCAGAAGCAcgctgcagtgcatgctggtagCTGAGGGTCATCTGGTGGGGTCCGCCAACATCCACCAGGCTGGAAGGGTCGTCCTCATCTACCAGCCCCTCTGGGAACTCGTCGAAGCTAAGGAGAGGCTGGGGccgggcgtgggggtggggctgtgcgTCGTCAAACGTCGTCTCCCATAGGTCAAGCGGGTCATCCATCTCTTGTGGCTTGGAGGGTTCTGAGGGGGTCGGATTGTAGGGGACCCTGGATTGGGGGGTCATACTCTGAGGAGGGGGTGGGTCCTGCAGGTCAGTGGCTGTGGGAAGCAACGCAAAGTCACTATGGCAACGGGAATGCGACGGCAGCACG is a window from the Anguilla anguilla isolate fAngAng1 chromosome 3, fAngAng1.pri, whole genome shotgun sequence genome containing:
- the LOC118224191 gene encoding proline-rich protein 7-like, whose amino-acid sequence is MVMSQGTYTFLTCFAGFWLVWALVVLLCCFCNSLQRRLKRRRERRLRQQILDPPPAGEPPQGPAPPPVPQGSWTTPPDLSGKPPSYEDAVLMEDPPPPYSAILADARRGTHPEPKGRTAREPESSETSKTAPDSALSKRAGRGYSSVIHLPTAAHCDSQSPLLSTLELNCNNLPNAGLVPGTTHNPALVPGTTHNPALIPGATPADLRLGPPLLDRTYALPTAFPIFGRSTAV